A region of the Sphaerodactylus townsendi isolate TG3544 linkage group LG15, MPM_Stown_v2.3, whole genome shotgun sequence genome:
ACTGCGAAGACAGGATGAAAAAGATGCTTTTGGGAGCAGTCGCCAGACCCTGCCGAGCACCAAAGATAGCTCGGCCTGCAGCAAATTGTCCCTTCCCCCATTATCGTCccacacaggggggggggggggagaaagagaaatgaaTGGGAGGTCAAGTTCTGTGCCTGGCCAGCAAGCCCCAATTCCAGATTCAGTTGTTCTGCTGCTCAGCAACCGGGTGAGAAGTTTGGACTTCTGAGGCCTCTTCAGTGGAACAAGCAAGAAGGACCGAcatagccccctcccccccccagcatgacCGTCACCCCCGTACCATGTTGACAGGCAcaaggaaaggagcagcagtggcgcaggaggttaagagctcgtgtatctaatctggaggaaccgggtttgattccccgctctgccgcctgagctgtggacgcgtctctggggaattcagattagcctgggcactcccacacacgccagctgggtgaccttgggctagtcacagcttctcggagctctctcagccccacccacctcacagggtgtttgttgtgaggggggaagggcaaggagattgtcagcccctttgagtctcctgcaggagagaaaggggggatataaatccaaactcctcctcctcctccttctcttcttcttcttcttgttcttcttcttcttcttctaccctcaaGACTGTCCAGCGGACCAGCAGGCAAGCGAGCCCTTAGGCATATGCTGAGCGCTAGTCACAGTCAGACTTCGCAGGGCTGTCCTTTGTGAATTCTCCCAGATGTCAGTctgactctaaccactacactgctgcACTTTGTGAACAGATACTATGCAGATTCCTCCAGACTGTGTGAACAGAGGGAGAGCCACGAAGGAGGAGGGCTTTCCATTCCCAGACtgggctgtgctgctgctgctgcaggcaaGCGACAGGTGTGTTTGGACTGTTCGCCTCTCCCCCGTGAGAAGTCAGAACCAACGCAGCATTGAAGATAAACAGCCTGGCTTCCTCCAAGTCAAACTCTCCCACAACTTCAGCCGTGAATTTCCCAAATTTGAACGGATCACCCTGACAGTTTGCTGTCAGAGGCACAAACTCTGACAACCTTCTGAAGAAAAGAAGCCCTTGGTTTTGGTCCAAGGGCGTCTTCTTTATCTCAAGAAATGCCTGCTAGACTCAGGCAGGGCTCCGGGCCCCGCCCACACCTCTCCCTGAAGGGGCCAGCACATGGGAGCTCCTGGAACAGTGAGCCTTcgtaatgccgcgaccctttaatacagttcctcatgttgtggtgacccccaaccctaacattgatccattttacagatggagaacactgatgcagagagtcttaggcgacccctgggaaaagggccgttcgacccccaaaggggtcccgacccacaggttgagaaccactgtcctggAGGCTAGGTGGACGGGGACAGCCACTGTTGGGGCCTGCGTGGCCAcctctggagcagtggtgggatccaaaaattttagtaacaggttcccatggtggtgggattcaaacagtggcgtagtgccaatggggctgggtggggcatgatgggggtgtggccgggcattccgggggcggggcattaataatttctgttactgtaaaaaactcttactgtaaaaaaaagttcctaatttccagctggtatctttctgtccgtaatttaaactcattctagcaagtcctatcgtctactgccaacagaaacaactacttctcctctaattgactgcctgtcaaatacttaatactttcaaatacttaattgtgtttctagaaatcaaaaggaggagactttccttaaacaaggaacttgaccatatttctaaaacatgtttttaaaacagcccaacagggagaattatcccgttttctaccttcgctaaccagccacgtaggaaacaacaggactttatgatttttggacctcatggaatttctaacggaaaagcagacccaattagtcacccctctcggcacacacaaataatgagtaacccactctcgggaactggtgagaacctgctggatcccacctctgctctggagCGTGGATGGGAAGGGGACCTGGCCAACCCCTGACATCTTACACTTTCTAGCAAAGCCGTCCCCAGGGCCAGGAGACATCCCTGGGGCAGGGCACCTTTGCTCCACTCATCTGGGCCAGATGCCAAGTCATCTGTGTATAAATCAGCTGCAGTAGATCCGAGAAGGGCTTTTTGCATTTGTAAAGAACAGGGATCCCCTTCTGCCACCCAGCCAGGCTCAAAGGGTCCCCTGGCCCCAGCAACGACGCACAGAAACACCTTCACCTCCCCATAAAACACCagaaaactgttttatttcctaGATCTGAGCAACAGGCACAGTCTCAACCCAAACTGCTACAAAGACACAGGCACACGGGCAGTCTGGGATGGACACCCGGATACAACAGagtcccctccccatttccagCGCCCCAAAgccacctccccaccaccacaacacGCCCTTCATGGATGAATGGAACGGCTGCTCTCCTTCTGCTCTGGGGCCCAGTTCCTTTCAACTTTGGGAAAGTCAGCCTGATCAACTCAAGAAGGGGCTGGATCGTCCTCCTGGTCTCAATTCACTTTTGGGGTGCTGAAGGGGGCCCAGTCTTGGGGAGGTGTTTGTATGGGGGTCCAACTGTCCAACATTGTCCCAGAGGCCAGAGAAGAGGGAAACCACCTGACAGAGTCAGGAGAGGGAACTGAGAGGGAGGAATGGGGTTGTTCATTGTTGGATGGATAGGAAGGCCCCAAAGACTTGAGGAAAGAGgacctaggcccatggtggcgaacctttggcactccagatgttatggactacaattcccatcagcccctgccagcatggccaattggccatgctggcaggggctgatgggaattgtagtccataacatctggtgtgccaaaggttcaccaccactggggcTCGGCCAGCAGTTGGCCAGCAGCATTCCAGGGTGGCAGGGAGGGCCCCTTTCCTCTGGAGGGCGTGAGCCGGCGGCTGGGAAGAGCCTCATTCTGGGGTGACGCGGCACACTCGGATGTGGATGGCAGAGTTGTTCCGGGTCCTGGCCAGCGGCTCGTCGCCGTCCCCTTCCGGCTCCGCCACGTCAGCCAGCTCCACAGTGGAGGTGTTGGCCGCCAAGCGCAGCGACCCGCCACCCGTGGCCTCCAGCTGCAGGGCAATGTTGATGGCACGGTTGATGGCCAGTCCCAGGCCGTGGATGCAGATCTCGGCGCAGCTCCCACCGGGCGCCAACAGCTTCTGGCAGCGGCTCAGCTGGGCCTTGAAGTCCGTCTTCATGTTGACGTAAATGTCGCTGCAGCGGCGTGGGA
Encoded here:
- the POP7 gene encoding ribonuclease P protein subunit p20, which codes for MAELGYPTEMECALRRRLPRRLPRRCSDIYVNMKTDFKAQLSRCQKLLAPGGSCAEICIHGLGLAINRAINIALQLEATGGGSLRLAANTSTVELADVAEPEGDGDEPLARTRNNSAIHIRVCRVTPE